A genome region from Variovorax paradoxus includes the following:
- a CDS encoding glycosyltransferase family 4 protein, translated as MIALIVISFFVAAFSVQVFMRRARRHARLYGADMPQRFHKGHVPRLGGAGILLGMGVAWLAAGITGTDPFNVSWPVKTSMLTLLCIAPAVLGGIVEDVTQRVKVRYRLGLTIGSALLVCWLLGLGVSRTGFEVVDGWLVAIPFATVLFAALAIGGLPHAFNIIDGYNGLAGTVAVLVCLAISHVALQVGDRQLAAMMVCLVGATFGFLVWNYPRGKIFAGDGGAYVWGMVIAVAVVTLVQRHRVVSPWFPMLLLIYPVWETLFSIYRKLARGQSPGTADALHFHQLIFRRIVRVALADDEARQLLARNNRTSPYLWMFAALSVVPAVLFWNNTIVLMFFCLLFVTTYVGAYLMIVRFKVPRWLRP; from the coding sequence ATGATTGCTCTGATCGTCATCAGTTTCTTCGTCGCCGCCTTCTCGGTCCAGGTGTTCATGCGCCGTGCGCGCAGGCATGCCCGTCTCTATGGCGCAGACATGCCGCAACGCTTCCACAAGGGCCACGTGCCACGCCTGGGCGGTGCGGGCATCCTGCTGGGCATGGGCGTGGCCTGGCTCGCCGCCGGCATCACCGGTACCGATCCGTTCAACGTCTCCTGGCCGGTGAAGACCTCGATGCTCACGCTGCTGTGCATCGCGCCGGCCGTGCTGGGCGGCATCGTCGAGGACGTCACGCAGCGCGTGAAGGTGCGCTACCGGTTGGGGTTGACCATCGGCTCCGCGCTGCTGGTGTGCTGGCTGCTGGGCCTGGGCGTGTCGCGCACCGGCTTCGAGGTGGTCGACGGCTGGCTGGTCGCCATTCCGTTCGCCACGGTGCTGTTCGCGGCGCTGGCCATCGGAGGACTGCCGCACGCGTTCAACATCATCGACGGCTACAACGGCCTGGCGGGCACCGTCGCGGTGCTGGTCTGCCTGGCCATCTCGCACGTGGCGCTGCAGGTGGGCGACCGGCAACTTGCGGCCATGATGGTCTGCCTCGTCGGCGCCACCTTCGGCTTCCTGGTGTGGAACTATCCGCGCGGCAAGATCTTCGCCGGCGACGGCGGAGCCTACGTCTGGGGCATGGTGATCGCCGTGGCCGTGGTCACGCTGGTGCAGCGGCATCGCGTGGTGTCGCCCTGGTTTCCGATGCTGCTGCTGATCTACCCGGTGTGGGAGACGCTGTTCTCCATCTACCGCAAGCTGGCCCGCGGGCAGTCGCCCGGCACGGCCGATGCGCTGCATTTCCACCAGCTGATCTTCCGCCGCATCGTGCGCGTGGCGCTGGCCGACGACGAGGCCCGCCAGCTGCTGGCGCGCAACAACCGCACTTCCCCCTATCTCTGGATGTTCGCCGCGCTGTCGGTGGTGCCGGCGGTGCTGTTCTGGAACAACACCATCGTGCTGATGTTCTTCTGTCTTCTCTTCGTCACGACCTACGTGGGCGCCTACCTGATGATCGTTCGCTTCAAGGTCCCGCGCTGGCTGCGCCCGTGA
- the argB gene encoding acetylglutamate kinase — protein MTDPVLNIPPRDKAEILAQALPYIRKFHGKTIVIKYGGNAMTDPALQADFAEDVVLLKLVGMNPVVVHGGGPQIEAALNRLGKKGSFIQGMRVTDAETMEVVEWVLAGEVQQDIVGLINQAGGKAVGLTGRDGGLIRAQKLKLADRADPNLHHDVGQVGDIVSIDPSVVKALQDDAFIPVVSPIGFGEENESYNINADVVAGKLATVLKAEKLMLLTNTPGVLDKDGKLLTNLSAREIDDLFADGTISGGMLPKIEGALDAAKSGVNAVHIIDGRVPHAMLLEILTDQAYGTMIRAR, from the coding sequence ATGACCGACCCCGTCCTCAACATTCCCCCGCGCGACAAGGCCGAGATCCTGGCCCAGGCGCTGCCGTACATCCGCAAGTTCCACGGCAAGACCATCGTCATCAAGTACGGCGGCAACGCCATGACCGACCCGGCGCTGCAGGCCGACTTCGCCGAAGACGTGGTGCTGCTGAAGCTGGTCGGCATGAACCCGGTGGTGGTGCACGGCGGCGGCCCGCAGATCGAGGCCGCGCTCAACCGCCTGGGCAAGAAGGGCAGCTTCATCCAGGGCATGCGCGTGACCGACGCCGAGACCATGGAGGTCGTCGAATGGGTGCTGGCCGGCGAGGTGCAGCAGGACATCGTGGGCCTGATCAACCAGGCCGGCGGCAAGGCCGTGGGCCTGACGGGGCGCGACGGCGGCCTCATTCGCGCACAGAAGCTCAAGCTGGCCGACCGCGCCGACCCCAACCTGCACCACGACGTGGGGCAGGTTGGCGACATCGTGTCCATCGACCCGAGCGTGGTGAAGGCGCTGCAGGACGACGCCTTCATTCCCGTCGTGAGCCCGATCGGCTTCGGCGAGGAGAACGAGAGCTACAACATCAACGCCGACGTGGTGGCCGGCAAGCTGGCCACCGTGCTCAAGGCCGAGAAGCTCATGCTGCTCACCAACACGCCCGGCGTTCTCGACAAGGACGGCAAGCTGCTCACCAACCTGAGCGCGCGCGAAATCGACGACCTGTTCGCCGACGGCACCATCTCGGGCGGCATGCTGCCCAAGATCGAAGGCGCACTGGACGCGGCCAAGAGCGGCGTGAACGCGGTGCACATCATCGACGGCCGCGTGCCGCACGCGATGCTGCTCGAGATCCTGACCGACCAGGCCTACGGGACGATGATCCGGGCCCGCTGA
- the slmA gene encoding nucleoid occlusion factor SlmA, producing MQNEETTSASGVETPGSSTPPPARKRPKPGERRVQILQALAAMLEQPGGERVTTAALAARLEVSEAALYRHFASKAQMFEGLIDFIEQSVFTLVNQILEREGATGAQQAAKILALLVQFAERNPGMTRVMVGDALVYENERLQQRMNQFFDKIEATLRQVLRGAAAAEGSATPSVDAQVRAAALTAFVVGQLQRFARSGFRRAPSEHLEATIALIV from the coding sequence ATGCAGAACGAAGAGACGACCAGTGCTTCCGGCGTAGAGACCCCCGGGAGTTCCACCCCCCCTCCGGCGCGCAAGCGCCCGAAACCGGGCGAGCGGCGCGTGCAGATCCTGCAGGCGCTCGCCGCCATGCTCGAGCAGCCCGGTGGAGAACGGGTGACCACCGCCGCCCTGGCCGCCCGGCTCGAGGTGAGCGAGGCGGCGCTGTACCGCCACTTCGCCAGCAAGGCCCAGATGTTCGAGGGCCTGATCGACTTCATCGAGCAGAGCGTTTTCACGCTGGTCAACCAGATCCTCGAGCGCGAGGGCGCCACCGGCGCCCAGCAGGCCGCCAAGATCCTCGCGCTGCTGGTCCAGTTCGCCGAGCGCAACCCCGGCATGACCCGCGTCATGGTGGGCGACGCGCTGGTCTACGAAAACGAGCGCCTGCAGCAGCGCATGAACCAGTTCTTCGACAAGATCGAAGCCACGTTGCGCCAGGTGCTGCGTGGCGCCGCCGCGGCCGAAGGCTCGGCCACGCCCAGCGTCGACGCCCAGGTGCGTGCCGCCGCGCTCACGGCCTTCGTGGTCGGGCAGTTGCAGCGATTTGCGCGTTCGGGTTTCCGCCGCGCGCCCTCCGAGCATCTCGAAGCGACGATCGCGCTGATCGTCTGA
- a CDS encoding DMT family transporter: MPDAARGHGLRTVLLTAVAMLAFAANSLLCRLALQHGGIDPASFGSVRLVAGALMLGLIVRSRGRPAASPPRVDWLAAVMLFGYVAFFSFAYLSLPAGTGALILFGAVQLTMFGVGLRSGSERFGTLSWIGFVLALVGLVYLVSPGIAAPPLPGAALMAVAGVAWGVYSLRGCGVADPLAATARNFTRAVPLALALSLVFAASAHADGTGLALAVASGALTSGLGYVVWYAALGRLGAMRAATVQLSVPLLAAFGGVLFLSEPITPRLAAASVAILGGIALVLGRKSQGSARR; the protein is encoded by the coding sequence ATGCCTGATGCGGCTCGCGGCCATGGCCTGCGAACCGTGCTCCTCACGGCAGTGGCCATGCTCGCGTTCGCGGCCAATTCGTTGCTGTGCCGGCTCGCGCTCCAGCACGGCGGCATCGACCCGGCGAGTTTCGGCAGCGTCAGGCTCGTGGCGGGAGCGCTCATGCTGGGGCTCATCGTGCGCTCCAGGGGGCGGCCGGCGGCGTCGCCGCCACGCGTCGACTGGCTGGCGGCCGTCATGCTGTTCGGCTATGTCGCTTTCTTCTCGTTTGCCTATCTCAGCCTGCCGGCGGGAACGGGCGCGCTGATCCTGTTCGGTGCGGTCCAGCTGACGATGTTCGGCGTGGGCCTTCGATCCGGCAGCGAACGCTTCGGGACACTCTCCTGGATCGGCTTCGTCCTGGCGCTGGTTGGGCTCGTCTACCTCGTGTCGCCCGGTATCGCCGCACCGCCGTTGCCGGGCGCCGCGCTGATGGCGGTCGCAGGCGTGGCATGGGGCGTGTACTCGCTGCGCGGCTGTGGCGTGGCCGATCCGCTGGCCGCCACCGCGCGCAACTTCACCCGGGCGGTGCCGCTGGCACTCGCGCTGAGCCTGGTGTTCGCGGCCAGCGCCCATGCGGACGGGACCGGCCTCGCGCTCGCCGTCGCGTCCGGGGCGCTGACCTCGGGGCTCGGCTACGTGGTCTGGTACGCGGCGCTGGGCCGCCTCGGGGCCATGCGGGCCGCGACCGTGCAGCTGTCGGTGCCGCTGCTGGCCGCGTTCGGTGGCGTGCTGTTCCTGTCGGAGCCGATCACGCCGCGCCTGGCGGCCGCCTCGGTCGCGATCCTGGGCGGCATCGCGCTCGTGCTGGGCCGGAAGTCGCAGGGCAGCGCTCGCCGATAG
- a CDS encoding malate/lactate/ureidoglycolate dehydrogenase, with amino-acid sequence MSRTLPADSLQSDVARILEAAGSAPAEAQQVAANLVLANLSGHDSHGVGMLPRYIDAVAEGGLKPNAAVKINLDIGTLMGLDGQHGYGQIVGVQAMELGIARAKQHGSCIFTLSHAHHLGRIGHFAEMATAQGLVSMHFVNVLSRPVVAPWGGGDGRFGTNPCCIGIPLAGAEPFVLDYATSRVAQGKMRVAHNKGERVPDGYLIDENGAPTNDPGVVVVPQGNGLFGALMTFGEHKGYGMAVACELLGGALTGGGTWHRPADTARTVLNGMLTVLIDPVKLGTDKAFDEEAREFIDWLRQSPAGQGFDGVQIAGEPERAARAARRRDGIWVDDATWGEIVAAGAKVGVAVA; translated from the coding sequence ATGTCCAGAACACTGCCGGCCGACAGCCTGCAATCCGATGTCGCCCGCATCCTCGAAGCCGCGGGCAGCGCACCCGCCGAAGCGCAGCAGGTCGCAGCCAACCTCGTGCTGGCCAACCTCAGCGGCCACGATTCGCACGGCGTGGGCATGCTGCCGCGCTACATCGATGCGGTGGCCGAAGGCGGACTGAAGCCGAACGCGGCCGTGAAGATCAACCTCGACATCGGCACGCTGATGGGCCTGGACGGCCAGCACGGCTACGGCCAGATCGTCGGCGTGCAGGCCATGGAGCTCGGCATTGCGCGCGCGAAGCAGCACGGCAGCTGCATCTTCACGCTCTCGCATGCGCACCACCTGGGCCGCATCGGGCACTTCGCGGAAATGGCGACGGCGCAGGGGCTGGTGTCGATGCACTTCGTCAACGTGCTGTCGCGGCCGGTGGTCGCGCCCTGGGGCGGCGGCGACGGGCGCTTCGGCACCAACCCCTGCTGCATCGGCATTCCGCTGGCGGGCGCGGAGCCCTTCGTGCTCGACTACGCCACCAGCCGCGTGGCGCAGGGAAAGATGCGCGTCGCGCACAACAAGGGCGAGCGCGTGCCCGACGGCTACCTGATCGACGAGAACGGCGCGCCGACCAACGACCCGGGCGTGGTGGTGGTGCCGCAGGGCAACGGCCTGTTCGGCGCATTGATGACCTTCGGCGAGCACAAGGGCTACGGCATGGCGGTGGCCTGCGAACTGCTGGGCGGCGCGCTCACGGGCGGCGGCACCTGGCACCGGCCGGCAGACACCGCGCGCACGGTGCTCAACGGCATGCTGACGGTGCTGATCGACCCGGTGAAGCTCGGAACGGACAAGGCCTTCGACGAGGAAGCGCGCGAGTTCATCGACTGGCTGCGGCAGAGCCCTGCAGGGCAGGGCTTCGACGGGGTGCAGATCGCGGGCGAGCCGGAGCGCGCAGCACGCGCGGCGCGGCGCAGGGACGGGATCTGGGTCGACGACGCGACCTGGGGCGAGATCGTCGCGGCGGGTGCCAAGGTGGGCGTGGCCGTGGCTTGA